gtaggatcgaaagtatgtctagaggggggtgattagactacttgaccaaataaaaatctagcctttttccaattttagttcttggcggattttagctatcttagcacaagtcaagcaatctccacacaattcaagcaagcatgcaaaagagtatatgagcagcgaaaagtaaagcatgcaacttgcaagaatgtaaagggaagggtttggaggattcaaacgcaattggagacacggatgtttttgtcgtggttccggtaggtggtgctatcgtacatccacgttgatggagactttaacccacggagggtaacggttgtgcgagtccacggagggctccacccacgaagggtccacaaagaagcaaccttgtctattccatcatggccgtcgcccacgaaggacttgcctcactagcggtagatcttcacgaagtaggcgatctccttgcccttacaaacttcttggttcaactccacaatcttgtcggaggctcccaagtgacacctagccaatctaggagacaccactctccaagaagtaacaaatggtgtgttgatgatgaactctttgctcttgtgcttcaaatgatagtctccccaacacttgactctctctcataggatttgcatttggtggaaagaagatttgagtggaaagcaacttggggaaggctagagatcaagattcatatggttggaatggaatatcttgacctcaacacaagtgtaggtggttctctctcagaaaatgtgtattggaatgtaggtatgttctgatggctctctccacgaatgaagagtgggtggaggggtatatatagcctccacacagaatctaaccgttacacacaatttgccaaactcggtggaccgaatggttaaactcggtcggaccgattcagcaaacctagtgaccattaggattttcggtcggactgagatgcaactcggtaggaccgatatggtgagggttagggcataacataatctcggtgtgaccgattacacaaactcggtgggaccgattttggtaataagctaactagagagttggtcaggtaaactcggtaggaccgattcgctcatctcggcgagaccaaaatgttacaaaagggaaacggagagtttacattgcaatctcggtgggaccgatcgctcatctcggtaagaccgaaacgttacgaagggaaacagagagattacaatcccatctcggtgagaccgagatccctatcggtgagaccgaattgctagggtttgtggcagtggccatgacatttgaaactcggtggcgccggatagaaagaatcggtggggtcgagtttgacttttggtttaggtcatatgtggatgtgggaaggtagttgaggattttggagcatatcactaagcactttgagcaagcaaaccattaagcaacatctcatccctccttgatagtattggcttttcctatagactcaatgtgatcttggatcactaaaatataaaatgtagagtcttgatcttgaagcttgagccaaattttttgtccttagaattttgaggaattcactttcctaatccatgccatgccattcattgagcttttcctgaaatattaatcttgaaataatgttagctcaatgagctatatattgttaggaattaccaaaaccacccgggaatAGTTACACTTTCAGACTGTTCTAACAACGACCCACCTCCTGCTGCGGACGCCTACATCAGCGTCTACGACCGAAAGGGCCAAAGACCGGCGAGGAAGTTGTGAAGCTCGCTCCTCTCCCCGTTTCTATAATCTAGTTTGTACTATTAATCTAGTTAGAATTTGTCGGACCGCTGAACTTTTGGTGATCCTTAGATGTGAATTATGCCTGTTTGCTGTCGATTTATATGTCCATTTCCTATCGAATTTGTTCGTTTGATAATCTATGTACTACAAATTTCGTTGCATATTTTAGTATGGTTATAGAATATCGGATATGAAATACGCGGTTGTGGACACAACAATTTAAGGACTACCGGTCACTATCCACGGACAAGCCTGGGCGCACCTGCTGGCGTTTCGGTAAGTCTTGTTGTAGATGCTCTTAAACGATATTAGTGTGATTTTTTCCAAGTCAGAGTATAGTTTCAAAAGGCTAAACGATGAATGAACGCAACGATTTGAGCATCTGTAATTACCGGCGTTAGAAAAAGCTAGGAAACTCAAAAGGAATTGTACGTGGTTGCTAACCAGTAACAAAGTCCATGTCAAATACTTTGACTTTTCCTAGCTAATAGGCAACAATCGAACCCAAAAACAGATGGTTATCAGTGCTGTATGTTTAAGCCAGCGTCGTGGGAACGAATCGCAGGCCCGCGAAACTTTTTTCTCGCTCGCCGCAGGTCTCAACGCCCCACGCGTAACTGCCAGGAGAACCTTCCGCCGCACGATGCGCATCCAACGTCTTTGACCTCGTTCAGATCTGAAGCAAAATTACAGTCGGGCGGAAATGAGCTTTCTCGTTTTAGAAACTACTCCTCTGTCCCTTAAACTGGTCCCGGAAAATGCCAAATTTTGAAATGATACTTGTAATGTTGTTGTGTATTGAGTGTGGAAAAAAAATTCAGGTCAACCGACAAAGCAGCGCTCGATTCACATACAAGCTTGACTCATTCCCTCTCAGAACTTAGTTTCTTTCTCGGAGATGGTTTGGTTTGTAAGCAATTCACGATTTGGTTTGATGTATAGATGCAAATCCCCTCCCATTTGAGAGAGAAATGCATTGTATGTATAGATGCAAACCAATTTGAGAGGGTAGTTATTTTTCAGTTTGAACTAGGGAAAACACAATGCATTGTGTATGTGCAGGTCGGATCCTAAACACAAAGGTGATGCCCAAGTGTAGAAGGAGATCGAAGCAAAGAGGCTGCCATCAAAGGTGATCCTAAACTCAAGGTGATGTCCAAGGGTCGTATCCTACTGCACATGGCAGTTTTGGAAGGACAGTAATCGGGTCTTCCGGCAGGATTATATGCCGCTTGAGGACACCATTTTTCGTATCAAATAGGCTATGAGAACGAGAGAATCAGCTTTTCCTGAGTTGTTCAGTGGTTGATGTTTCTCCTTTTTTTTCCATCCAATTCTCAACACAAATGACAAACCCGAGTGTAAGGACTACGCAGGTCTTAGGCCATATGTCGTCTGAAGGACCAAACTCAGCCGTGGCTGACTAGATTACTTGAAAACGATCATCGAGGCCAGGAGCGATCAGCGCACAAGACGAGGAACATGATTTAGCTCAGCTCAACAGCGTGAAATAGTTTGAGGACCTATGATGCACTTCACTCCTCAACAGCAGACAGCATCTTGTTGATCAGAAAGCTCTATGAACTTCTAGAATAGCAAAAGCAACGCGGCTAAAAAACATATAGAACACAGTTACATATATAACCTGAGATCTGAGAGCGACGAGTTGCAACCCGGCTTTCTCTGCAGGCTTTAGTCTGAAGGCCACCCTTCTGTCGTGCTCGGGCATGGCCTGTTGTTCCCCAAGCATCTATATTCACTTATTCAGACATATCAAATGTCCCTCGAGATCAAAATGCCAATTCCGCAAATTCTGTCAAACTCAACGCTATATAAAACCTGCTGACCGATCAGGTCAAGCACACCCTTCACATTCTCACCTTTACTTTTGACAACATCCGAATTGCCAAACCAAAGAGAACAATTACCAAAGTGTAACAAATGCAGAAAATGGGCCAAAGAAGGTTATTGGagattcctttttctttctttctttgagaGCGTAGATTCCAATATATGACGACAGTGACAATGTAGTGAAGCCACAAATACTAAATCACCATTCGGTTAAAAAGCGCCATACCATGAATTATTCCATAAATTATCACAATAGATAATCCATAGATAATCACCATGCACACCAGATTCAATTACCAAACACTAATTAATTAACTGCAGTACTTAACAGAGCACCAGCTGCTCCATGCAGCTTAGAACAGCACATGGTGTTAACAGTAAGGGTTACATCATTACCTGCAAAAATCCACAGTATGGCACAACAATTATTATTAGACAACATATAAACAGGTTTTCCATACCATAGTTAGCTAACAGTGTAATACCAAGACTGGCTACTCGGTTTTACATACCATAAGCAGAgtgggcccacaagccctaggcTATTCTTCTTCGCCAAAGACGACACGCAGCTGCGCATAGAGGGCCTTTTCGTAAAGTTCCCCTCCCAGAAGGAAACCAAAAGCAAGAGCTGAAATAGTGAGCATTACCAGCCGTCCGTTCCTTTTCAGCccattgatgatgttctccctatcAAAGGATGTGCATAACACATGAATGTTAGGATCGTTTCATTTGAGTACAAATCAAATAAGCTGTAGCGCCTCCAATTAATTACCTCTTAGCTTCAGCTTTAATTCTAGCTATCTCATCATCAATAATACTAGCTATCTTGCCATCTATCTGCACTCCCTCCTTTTTTAATTTTGCCAGCAAATGATCAACCTCCTTCCTAGCAACATCCGCTTTGGCTCCATTGCTGGATCCACCCTGGTAAGATTAATAATTAGATAATTATAATTGATATAATGATACACGAGTTAAAGCAGCTATTCATGCATGTTAGTGACTGTTAACGAGAGACTATGCATTTCATGGCTAACAATAGTCCTTCTAGAATCCATACTATCAAACTTTCAGAAATTTGACCCCTGGTATGTCTAAAGCTATCAATACTGACTATATGAAATTTATATTGATAGGTTGGTTCTTGGACATGCTTTAACAAGAGTACATTAGAACATATACATTTGTATACTAGAAGCTATACAGTAGTGGTCAAAATTACATTTCAACAACAACAAAAGGTCAGCAAGGGAAAATAAAACATAAGGAGTGCATACTCCTCTTCCCTCCAAGTAAATCGAGCGCCCATATATTATGGAATTAACGGTTCATATCATATCTACTGTGTACTCAATGTACCACAGATTGCTTCAGTAAAAACTAATTATCACCACCTTTTCAAGCAAGCAAGAGCAACAAATTCAGCACATAATTCTAAGATAGGTCTCCTCTGCAAGCCGGCACTTAAGGTGCACATGTCAGTGGCAATATTCACCATCATTGGGTCGAAGTACAGAAACCCTCTCCTAACAAAGGTCTGAACTAGGAAAGCGTATATCATTGTTATTGTCTGGGGAAAAAAGGCTAAGGCGCATCATATAATTTGATTTGTTAGCATAAAACCGTTTGATGGGGTTAATTTGGTGATGAACGTCAGAACAAGGCAGTCGGACAGCGAATTGCTGGCATACTAGCTAGGTGGATCGATCGAACGAGACTGAGAGCGAACTGGTACCTGAGAGGTGGGAGGCAGAGAGTCCGCCGGCGGCGAATAACGGGGGCCCAGATCCTGCGGCGAAGTGCTGGAGGGAGAGCGCAGCGCCATGGCACCGGCACGCCGCAAGAATCCGGAGGAAGAGGGGGCGTCGGCTGGGNNNNNNNNNNNNNNNNNNNNNNNNNNNNNNNNNNNNNNNNNNNNNNNNNNNNNNNNNNNNNNNNNNNNNNNNNNNNNNNNNNNNNNNNNNNNNNNNNNNNNNNNNNNNNNNNNNNNNNNNNNNNNNNNNNNNNNNNNNNNNNNNNNNNNNNNNNNNNNNNNCTCGATCGATTCGTGGCCTCgttttgttgtttttttcctttgagtttttatttttttgagtggttcgtctttgttggtgaGGGGGCAGCCGATAGGGGCGCTGATATGTCTCGCCTTGAGCGAGACGAGAGAAAGTATCGCTGAAGGCGAGCTTCATATTGGGCCAGCCCATCGCGCCGCTGGCCACAGGCCAATTTTTTTTTCAGGTTTTACGCTTTGTGTTTTCTTTTACTTTATTTATACtaggaaacatgcccgtgcgttgctacagaGTGGAGGGGCAGTGGTTGGAGATAGAGAGAGGTGCCCCGACGACTTCCACGGAGTGCATTTTTCTCGACTTTGAAGCACATTTTTCAAGAGTTCAATTACTAATTCAAATATTTTTGAAGTAAGAGAACATATGATGTTTTTCGCCTGACTTCAAGATGACATTATAGATTAGACTGCCAATATATAGTGACACCGCATATCTAAAAAAATCCATACACGCAACACTTATGTTGAGTTGTTGATATCACATAATAAAAATGTTGTATACTTCGCCTAACGCCCAACCATGGTGTTTGTGCTAATCGCGAAGTCCTTCTCATCTAGACGTTTTTTTTCTGTTTGTTCTCAGTTTTTCTTTACTGGTTATCGGTACATACCGCTCTTTTATCTTTTTTCCTTCTTTGTTCCTTGGCATCCATGAGATTGCCATCCAAATCGCTTCATGCATGAGAGTTTTGCATGTTATATGAATATGTTTGTTGATTAAAAGGCTGATATAAATTTGCATCATAAATAGAGCCTATGTAGCTACTTATAAATTAATTTAATTACGCTAGAGATAAGCATCAGAATAtatgtgttgttttcatgttgagTATCATGTTTTTCCTTCAAGCAGTTTAGAAAGCAGAAAAATGATAACACAAATAGGTGCAAATCCAACCTATAAAAGAAAAAAAGTTGAACCAAACCCGGCAAGTGTGTGCATGTAAATTCGCAAAAGCAAACAAAATGCATGCACGGCGAGAAAAGCTCAGGAGGGACGCGTGCATGCATATCAGCTGTAGACGACAACGATTCCATCAACCGGCGCGTATTGTTTGGCCGCACACACCGATGTCTATTCCTTCAACCTTATCTTCTCAGCCTCCTCCCTCCTCTATCCTTCTTCCTCCCAGATAGAtcctctctccttcttcctcccagtTCTTTCTTTTTCACTTGAACATGAGTAGGAGCATGCACGCAGGGAGCCCTGCCATgttgccgccgcgccgtcgccaccACCACAACGGACGTCGTCGCACCGCCGCCACcaccctcttcctcacctccatgcgGGAGTGCCGGTGCCGCGAGGCCGCTCGCCGTCGTCTTCGTCAGTCTAAGGGAGCAAGGTGGGACTACTTCATGCCTAATATCCATGTGTGCTCTCTTTTTTTACTCGTAAACGAAATCTCATAGCAACACGGCCTCGCTCTCGGCCCATAAGAGAAAAGGCCCACAGCAGCACGGCGTTGCTCGTACAAGCAATCGATCGGGAAGGAAAAAATGAATTTTAATACCACCTCGAATATAGCGAAAGAAAATATAGATGTGTTGAagaaaaaaaactgaaagcgtaaattcatggGAAGAAGCGTATTATGACGGTGAACCCGAGAGACTCAGCCCGTACtttattattattagggaaagatttccATATATTCTATATTATGAAGACTACtttacatgaaaatttcaaaaaatgttgatcaagcatttacaaaatgtttaatgtgtatagaaaaaaatgtTTCTCATATATACTAAAAAAATACAACgtcaaatgtatatagaaataatgTAGACCGTGTATTTATATGATGTTAATCCAAGCATTTGAAAACAATGTTGAGCAAGTGTTCGAAAAATGTTAACTTGTATTTGAAATTttgtaaatgtgtatagaaaatattTGACCATATAAATCCATTacatgttaaacttgtatttgagaaatgttaaatgtgtataaaaatttgtttgaccatgtattcaaaaaatgttaaacttgcctttgaaaaatgttaataaagcattTGTAGAAGTGTTGATCAAGTATCTGAAAAAAATTAATCAAGAATTTTAGAAATGCatatatgtatataaaaatgttgaccatgtcaaaattatatattttttgaaaatatattaataaagcatttgaaaatatgttgaacaagtatttgaaaaatgataatcaagcatttaaaatatgttaaatgtgtatataaaaaatgttgactaTTTATTAAAAAATGATAAAAACATGATCAGGTATATATAAAATGTTAATTAAGCATTTTAAAAAATattaacaagtatttgaaaaatattaagcaagcatttaaaaaatgttaaatgtgtataaaaaatgatgaccatgtattaaaaatgatgAAAGTTCTTGATCATGTACATTaaaatgttaaccaagcatttgagaaaatgttgaagaagtatctgcaaaatgttaatcaagcatataAAAAATGctcaatgtgtatagaaaaaatattgatcatgtatttgaaaaatgttgaaagtatttgaaaaatgttaaatgtgtgttAGACAAATGTATTAGATATATAACAAAAATATGTAGAAAAACAGTGCCGagggaaaacaaaagaaaatagatGAAAAAcgagaaagaaagaaacaaaaccAAAGGAAaatcaagaaaagaaaaaaagcaattgaaaaccgagaaagaaacaaagaaaacaaagaaaaaggaaaaaaccatTAAAAACGAAGAAAGAAACAAAGACAAACCATGGAAAGCATGAGGAAACCCGAGTCGTTTTGTTCAAGTAGGTCGCCCCCTAGTAGTCTAACACAAAATCGATGAGTACTAAGTGGCTAGCAGCACCATGCTTTAACCAAGAGGATCTAGGATTGAATCCTGCTCGGTCCCCTTTTCACTCCTCTCGCGTAGCTTCCGCAATTAAAGCCCAAAATCCTCATTTCACAGTCTCAATAGTAAGGATGAAAACAGAGCAAAAATAGATAGAACTGGCAAAAGCGGAAATGAATACAAAAATCCCGGAAGTGAATATGAAAAATAGATAATACCGAAAACGAACATGGTGCGAATACGGAGCGGACACGACAAGGAAAGAGTGTGTTGAATGGAAGTTGAAAACCCCTTAAACCATAAAGAAAAAACACAGGCAAGCAAACAAACTTAATCAATTGTTAACATGGATATCAAATAATATGATTAGTTTTTTTAATAAATAATACGATTAGGTTATTGACTTACCGTAATATTTTAGTAGTCCTAGACAATTGTGTGGGTCTAGTTGCATACATGTGTGGTAGTAGAACATTGGCCTCACATAGGCCATTCTGCTAAATGTGTTGTTTGGTGATTCTACTACAAAATGGTCATTGGCTCatagtacaacaacaacaacaataacaatagCATTTAGTCTCAAACAAGTTGGTGTAGGCTAGAAGTGAaagccataagatctcgcaaccaactcatggttctggtatatggatggcaagcttccacgcacccttgTTCATGGCTAGTTCTTTGTTGATACTCCGTCCTTCAATCTCTTTATGGATTTCTCCCATGTCAAGTTCGATCTATCCCGGCCTCTCTTACATTATCAGCATGCTTCAGCCGTTCGCTATGtgatggagcttctggaggcctgtgtTGAATATAcccaaaccatctcagatgatgttggacaaacttctcttcaattggtgctaccccaactctatctcgtatatcatcatttctGACCCGGTCattccttgtgtggccacacattCATCTCTTAAAAGGGTGCTGCTGTGGGGATTTGATcactggtcacataggtgtcaaccaACGCGCCAGTCACTGGCTCATAGTAAGAACAAAAATTTCATATTCATGAAAACGGAAGATTGTCATATCACGGATCATTTCATACAACGGTCCATAGATAATCACGGCACACAATTACCAAACATTAATTGACCCGCATGCAATACTTACAGCACCTACTCCACGCAACTTAGAACAGCTAAGCGGTGTTACCAAATAGgagttacactagtagaaaacagggctatggtccaggccggctcagcccattagtcccggttcagtctagaaccgggaccaatatgggcattggtcccggttcgtgagcctagggggccggctgggccacgtgggccattggtcccggttcgtctggaccttttggtcccggttggtgggacgaaccgggaccaatgggcctcgctcctggcccaccaccattggtcccggttggtggcttgaaccgggaccaaaggcttccctttagtcccggttcatgtcatcaaccgggaccaatgaggtgcctatatatataccccctcgcgcaagagcagagcacagtgctttgttttttctggccgagggggagagggctttgtggtgctctagctcacctcctatgcacatgaggtgttcgatggaatgcccgagccacactacttaagctttctcctctcgaagctcgacctccaagctccattttcctcgagatttgtctagatttagcggtccgtcacgccccgtccccgtcttcaccgccgtcgatcacccgcgccgatctcatcaccgacaccaccgtggtgagcctcttgttcttatcttctttgtgaaaggaaaaatattcttacttgtatgtttagatagatacttgtatcattttcttacatttattattgcatcttatatagtgcgatgattttggtatcctcccccgtcggccctcgtcctgtctatgattcgtatTTGGtacgtatattatctttataactattggttcatttattgtttatgaaaattatgccgaccaacgtgacatagattttatttatctaggatgtatgtgaatcggaaatgccaaccgaccctattgtcgagaggttaaatttagttgaagaagaaaacaatttgttgaaggaaaaaaataaaaaaattgaggaggagaagatgatattggagttgcatgttgcggatgtcgtcgatgatcacaagatcaagatggatgcaatgcgcttgaagattagaaagattagaaaatatgacattcataccgaggcttggtatcattatgccgttggatcaattgttaccttggttgcgattatgatcgcatttgttttcgcattgaaatgttttacatagtttcaatgtatggtttaattaattagatgctctggagagctatatgttgttagatgagaactatgtatgcactttggttttaatgtgatgatgaacttctattaatttggacacttaattatatataatgcacgcagatgaaccggcaatggatgtacggtgacagacacacccgcgagtacattaagggcgtgcatgagtttctcgatgcggctgaggcaaacaagaagaatggttttatgtgttgtccatgcactgaatgtgggaatacgaggtcttactctaaccggaaaatccttcactctcaccttctttacaagggtttcatgccacactataatgtttggacgaggcacggagaaataggggttatgatggaagacgacgaagaagaagagtacgatgacaactatgtgccccctgaatacggtgatgctgcaacggggggagctggtgaagatcaagaggaaccagacgatgtgcccaatgatgctgccacgggtgaagctgctgaagatcaagaggaaccagacgatgtgcccgatgatgatgatctccgctgggtcattgtcgatgcaaggacgcaatgcattagtcaaaaggagaagctgaagttcgatcgcatgttagaggatcacaaaaaagggttataccccaattgcgaagatggcaacacaaagctcggtaccgtactggaattgctgcagtggaaggcagagaatgctgtggctgacaaaggatttgagaagctactgaaaatattgaagaagaagcttccaaaggataacgaattgcccgacagta
This portion of the Triticum dicoccoides isolate Atlit2015 ecotype Zavitan chromosome 7A, WEW_v2.0, whole genome shotgun sequence genome encodes:
- the LOC119333425 gene encoding uncharacterized protein LOC119333425 isoform X1, with translation MALRSPSSTSPQDLGPRYSPPADSLPPTSQGGSSNGAKADVARKEVDHLLAKLKKEGVQIDGKIASIIDDEIARIKAEAKRENIINGLKRNGRLVMLTISALAFGFLLGGELYEKALYAQLRVVFGEEE
- the LOC119333425 gene encoding uncharacterized protein LOC119333425 isoform X2 yields the protein MALRSPSSTSPQDLGPRYSPPADSLPPTSQGGSSNGAKADVARKEVDHLLAKLKKEGVQIDGKIASIIDDEIARIKAEAKRENIINGLKRNGRLLRVVFGEEE